ACGGCCTGGTGCTGGGCATCCTGGGCCCGCTGCGGCGCGGCGGATCCGTGCGTCACCTCGGCAGGTTCACCACGGAGGGCGTGGCGCGCGAGCTGAACGCCGGTGCGACCATGCTCTTCGGCGTCCCCACGATGTACCACCGCATCGCCCAGACCCTGTCCGACGACCCCGAGCTGGCCAAGGCCCTCGGCCGGGCCCGGCTGCTGGTGTCCGGCTCCGCCGCCCTGCCCGTGCACGACCACGAGCGCATCACGGCCGCGACCGGGCGGCGGGTGATCGAGCGGTACGGCATGACGGAGACCCTCATGAACACGAGCGTGCGGGCGGACGGCGAACCGCGCGCCGGAACCGTCGGCGTGCCGCTGCCGGGCGTGGAGCTGCGGCTGGTGGAGGAGGACGGGTCGCCGATCACGTCGTACGACGGCGAGACCGTGGGCGAGATCCAGGTGCGCGGCCCGAACCTGTTCACCGGCTACCTCAACCGGCCCGACGCCACGGCCGGCGCGTTCACCGCCGACGGCTGGTTCCGCACCGGCGACATGGCGGTGCGCGATCCCGACGGCTACGTACGCATCGTCGGCCGCAAGGCCACCGACCTGATCAAGAGCGGCGGTTACAAGATCGGGGCGGGCGAGATCGAGAACGCGCTGCTGGAGCATCCGGGGGTGCGGGAGGCCGCGGTCACCGGGGAGCCGGACGAGGACCTGGGCGAGCGGATCGTGGCCTGGATCGTCCCGGCGGACCCTCAGGCACCCCCGTCCATCAAGGAGTTGGCCGACCACGTGGCCGCCCGCCTGGCCCCGCACAAGCGACCCCGCGTCGTCCACCACCTGGACGTTCTCCCCCGCAACGACATGGGGAAGATCATGAAGCGTGCGCTGAGCCATGACTGACCGCCTGTCCGCACGCGAGACGATCGCCCTCGTCAGCGACGACTTCACCGAACTCCCCTCCACGCCACGGGACTCCGCCCCCGACGGGCCCCTCGCCTGGGAGGGCTACGACGCCTCGCGCGCCCGCGCCGCCGAACGCACCGGCGAGCAGGAGTCCGTGGTGTGCGGCACCGCGCACGTCGAGGGCACGCGGGCGGTGCTGATCGTCTTCGAGTTCGGTTTCCTCGGCGGCTCACTCGGCGAGCGCACCGGCGACCGGCTGGAGGCGGCGTACGCGTACGCCCGCACACACCGCCTGCCGGTCGTCCCGTTGGTCGCCACCGGCGGCAGCCGTATGCAGGAGGGCATGCTCGCACTGACCCAACTCCAGCGCGTGGCACGGCAGTCGGCGCTCACCCGCGAGGCGGGCCTGCCGCAGATCGCCGTCCTGCGCGACCCGACCACCGGCGGCGGCTGGGCCACCCTCGGCGCGGGCGCCGACGTGATCCTGGCGCTGCCCGGTGCCCAGGTCGGCTTCGCGGGCTCCCGGGTCCGGCCGCCGGACGCGGACCCCGCGGCGTACACGGCTCAGGCGCAGGTGGCGGCGGGGTCGGCCGACGCGATCGTACGGCCGGAGGAGCTGCGCCGGACGCTGGGCCGGTGGCTACGGCTGCTGGCGGCGCCGTCGGACGCACCGGCCCCCGTGCCCTCGTCCCTCGGCGCGACGGACCTGCCGGCCACCGGCTGGGCCGCGGTGTGCCGCGCCCGCGATCCCCGACGCCCCCGCGCCGAGCACTACCTGGACGCCTACTTCGCTCACCGGATGGCGATCAGCGGCGACCGCTGCGGCGGCACCGACCGGGCCGGCATGCTCTGCGGCTTCGGCGAGCACGAGGGACGTACGGTCGCGTACGCCGCCCAGACCGGCACGGCGACCCGCCCCGCCGGCTACCGCACCGCCACCCGTCTGATCCGCCTCGCGGACCGCCTCGGCATCCCGGTGCTGACCCTGGTGGACACACCCGGCGCGGCCAACGACGCGGAGGCCGAACGCCAGGCCGCGGGCGCGGCGATCGCGGACCTGTTCGGCGCGGTCGCGTCGGCGCGCACACCGATCACCACGCTGGTGATCGGCGAGGGCGGCTCGGGCGGCGCACTGGCCCTGGCCGCGGCCGGCAACACGTGGGCCACGCCGGACAGTTACTTCTCGGTCATAGCGCCGGAGTCGGCGGCGGCGATCCTGAAACGGCCGGCGAAGGAGGTGGAGGCGACGGCCGATGAATTGCGGATCCGGCCGCAGGACTTGGTGGAGCTGGGTGTGATTCGGGAGCACGGTCCCTAACATTGGAGTTCGTGCAAGCCACACACATCACGGGGGAGCCGGCGGCGCCATGGACGGGCTGATGGAGTTCAAGACCGAAGACGGCGCCGTGGTGGTCGTGGAGTCCGTCGACGACGAGTCGGGGGCGCGTCTCGTCTCGCGCGGCGAGGGACCGGCCCGAGCGGCGCGCACCTTCGAGGGCGCGCTGGACGGAGTCCGGGCGGCGGCCGAGTCCGCGCTGCGGGTCTTCCGGGACGGCTCGCTCAGGCCCGACTCCGTGGAGCTCGAATTCGGCGTGAAGCTCAGCGCGGAGGCGGGCGCGGTCATCGCCAAGGGGTCCACGGAGGGCCACCTGGTGGTGAAGCTCAGCTGGTCACCTGGGCGGTCCGGGGCGGATCCGGAGGCCGCCGACCGGTCATGAGCGGCGCTGCCTGGCATGCCCGGATCGTCTGCGGGAAGGAGGTCGGCGCCGGTTTCCTGGTCTCCGCCCGCCGCGTGGTCACCTGTGCCCATGTCGTCCGGTGGAGCGGGGCGTCGGAGGTGACGGTGTCCTTTCCCAACAGCAGGGAGCTCGGCCCGGTGCGCGCCACCGTGGCCGTCCACGGCGGCTGGGCGGGCGGTGCCGCCGACCCCGGTGACCTGGCCGTCCTCGAACTGGACCGCGAAGTGCCGGTGGAACCGGCCGAGTTCGCGCCTCCCGGCGCCGAGCTGGGTGGCCCCGACGCCGGACTCGGCACCGCGGCCCCCACTTTGGTCGCGTACGGCTTTCCCAAGGGGTACGACGAGGGCATGCTCGCCCGGTACCAGGCCGTGCCGGGGGCGCTGGTCTCGGACGAGTGGCGGCAGCTGGAGGCCGTGACGGCGCACGGTCAGCCCCTGGCACCCGGCTTCAGCGGGGCGGCGGCGACCCTGGCGGACGGCCGGGTGGTCGGCATGGTGTCGACGGTCGCGGGCGCGCGGGACACACGGGTGGGCCGGATGCTGCCCACCCAGGTGATGGTGCGCTACTGGCCCGAGCTGTGCGAACTGATCCCCACGTCCGAGCACCGCCCGGACGCGGTGCGCCGCCTGTACAGCGTGGTGCGGCGGGCGGTGGCCCAGGGCGTGGCCTGCGATCCCGACCGGTTGTACGTGGACGCCGTGGGGCTGCTCGGCCCGCCGCTGCCGGAGGGCGGCTTCGCCTCGCTGGGGGCGGCCGCCGGGTACGTGCAGTGGGAGGTTCCCGACACGGAGGCGGTGGCCCGGTTCGCCGACCGTCTGCGGGAACTGCTGGACGTACAGCCCGCGCGGCCCGCCGCCCCTTCCTGGTCCCCGATCCTCGTCGAGATCGAGCACAGCGGCGCCGGGCCCGACCAGGTCACCGTCGAGGTGTCCGCCTACCGTGACGGACACCGGCGGCGCGTGGGCTCGCGGCGCCTGCCGCGCAGCGCGGTCCGGGCGTACGTCCAGGAGCGCATCGACGAGGCGTTCACCCAGCTCGCCCCGGACGCGGACGAACTGATCACGTTCGTGCTGCCCCGCGAATGGCTGAACGAACCGGTGGCGCACTGGGAGTGCGGCGCCGACGACTCCACTCCGCTGGGCTGCGCCTACCCCCTCGTCGTCGTGGACCGGTCCCGCCACCGCAGCGGCCGGCTGCGCCACCAGCTGGCCAAGAAGTGGCAGAAGCTGGACGCCTTTCCCGGGGCGCGGCTGCACCGCGTCGAGTGCGGCGGCACCCCGGAACGGCCGCCGATGCTGCGCAAGCGGCTGCGCGACGACGACGCCGACCTGGCCGGTTTCTCCTTCCCGCCCGCCACCGCGCGACCGCACTTCGAGGTCGGTCTCAACACCCCCGTGCCGGTCCTGCTGTGGCCACGCACGGGCTGCGCCGACACCGGGCACGACGGCCCCTGTTCCGGCGCCGCGTTCCTCGACGAGCTCGCCGCCGCCGTCACCGGCGTCCCTCCCGCGGAACTCCCGCGTCACGTCATGGTGTTGCGCGAGACCGCCTACGCCGACGAGGACCCGGACCGGCACTGGGCGAGAGACGTCCAGCTCCTCTGGGACGACCCACGCCGCTTCCCCGAGCCCCCCGCCAGCCTGCACTCACCCGTCGCCTGAACCCCGGCCCCGAAAGCCCCCACGGAGAGAAGATCCATGCCCCTGTGGCCCGTCTACACCGGCACCAACGAGCCGCACGACGGCATCGACCGGCTGCCGCCGCCCCCGCCCTGGCGGGCCTTCGACGGCGGACCGGTGCTCGACCCGCCGGACGTGGCCGCCGACACGTCCGCCGTCTCCCCCGACCGCACGCACCGCGCCGAGACGTACCGGGCCACGTCACCGACGGTCCAACTGGTCAACGCCGCCCTGTACTTGCGCCGTCCTCTCCTGGTGACCGGCCCGCCCGGCACCGGCAAGTCCTCACTCGTGTACGCGGTGGCCCGCGAGCTGCGCCTGGGCCCGGTGCTGCGCTGGAACATCACCAGCCGCAGCACGCTCCACGACGGCCTCTACCAGTACGACCCGCTCTCCCGGCTGTACGCGGCCAGGAACGCACCGGCCGCCGAGGCCGGCATCGAGGACCACCTGCGCCTGGGCCCCCTGGGCACCGCCCTCCTCCCTTACGCCCGGCCCCGCGCCCTGCTGATCGACGAGATCGACAAGAGCGACCTCGACCTGCCCAACGACCTGCTGAACGTCCTGGAGGAGGGCCAGTACGAGATCCCCGAACTGATCCGCACCGCCCAGCACGCCCCCACCGCCGAGGTGATGATCGACGGCGCCGACCAGTGGGTCCCGGTGGAGCGCGGCCGGGTCCGCTGCCGGGCCTTCCCCTTCGTCGTCCTGACCAGCAACGGCGAGCGCGAGTTCCCGCCCGCCTTCCTGCGCCGCTGCGTCACGCTGCGGCTGAGGCAGCCCGACGACAGCCATCTCGCCGACATCGTCCGCGCCCACTTCGGCGAGGCGCCCGACGCCTACGCCCAGACCCTGATCAGCCGGTTCCTGTCCCGGGTGGGCGGCGGTGACCTGGCCACCGACCAGCTCCTCAACGCGATCTACCTGGCCCGCTCCTCCGACCTGGCCGCCGAGTCCCTCGACGAACTGGCCGAGCAGCTGATGCCGTATCTGGGCGAGGCGTCGCAGGCCGATGCCTTCTGAGCGCCCCGGATCACGCCCAGGGACACCGCTGGTCCGCCTGACCGACGTTCTGACCGAGGCGGCCGGCGGCGTCCGCCCGACCCCGCTCGAACTCGCCGAGCTCCTGTGGCTGGCCCGCCACATGGAGCCCCCGGCCGACGCCCCGGCCGCCCCGGCGCCGCAGTCCCCCACCGAGGACGTACGGCCCCCTGAACCCACCGGGCAGACCCGCCCGCCGCTCCCGCCGAAGCAGCAGGACAGCGCCACCTCCCCGCCCCTCGAATCCCCCCGCGCCCCGCTGCACCTGCCCGCCACGGCCCGGCTGCCCGGAACGTCGAACGAGCTCCACACCCCCCTCCTGGCCCCCGCGCCCCCGATGCTGCGCCACCCCCTGGCCCTGCAGCGCTCCCTGCGCCCGCTCAAACGCCGTACCGACGCACCCGACCGCCCCCAACTGGACGAGCGCGCCACCGCCGACCGCATCGCCCGCCTGGGCGCCGCCCCCGAGTGGTGGCTGCCGGTGCTGCGCCCCGCGCAGGAGCGCTGGCTGCGTCTGAACCTGGTGTACGACGCCGGTCCCACGATGCCGGTGTGGCGCCCCTTGGTCCGCGAACTGCACACGGCGCTCGCCCAGTCGGGCATCTTCCGCACGGTGACCCTGCACCGCGCCGAACCCGACGGCACCGTGCGCCACCACGGCGCCCACACCCCCGCCGACGGCCGCACGGTCACCCTCCTGGTCAGCGACTGCATGGGACCGCAGTGGCGGCAGGGCCCGGCCGGCACCCTCTGGTACGCCACCCTGCGCCGCTGGGCGCACCGGATGCCGCTGGCCGTCGTGCAGCCCCTCCCGGAACACCTCTGGCGGGACACGGCCCTGCCGACGACCCCCGGTCTGCTGTCGGCACCGCACCCGGCGGCGCCGAACACCGCGCTCGCCTTCACGCCGTACGAGCGGGACGGCGACGACGGCGACGACGGCCCGGGCGACCCCGGAGGCTTCCTCCCGCTGCCCGTGCTCGAACCGGGTCCGCGCTGGCTGGCGAACTGGGCGTCCCTGATCGCGGTCGCCTCGGGCCAGGAGTTCCCCGGCGCGGCCGCCCGGTTGAGCCGACCGCTGCCGACGGACTCCGACGACCGTACGGACGTCACGGGTCTGTCCGCCGAGGAGCTGGTCCTGCGCTTTCGCGCGGCGGCCTCCCCGGAGGCGTTCCGACTGGCCGGTCACCTCGCACTCGGGCGCCCGGACCTGCCGGTCATGCGCCTGGTCCAGGCCGCCCTCGAACCGCACCCACGCCCCCAGCACCTCGCCGAGGTGATCCTCAGCGGCATGCTCACGGGGGTGGCCGGCCCACCGGGCTCGTACGCGTTCCGGCCCGGCGTGCGGGAGCTGCTGCTGAGGGGCCTGCCGCGCACGGCACGGAGCCGGACGACAGACCTGCTGTCCCGTATGGGGGCTCTGATCGACGAACGGGCCGGGGCGGCGGCGGGCGAGATCAGGGCGAC
The nucleotide sequence above comes from Streptomyces sp. NL15-2K. Encoded proteins:
- a CDS encoding acyl-CoA synthetase; the encoded protein is MTDGRAGGTPDARTDARTDRPALRFGDRSLTYAELAAAADALAGRIAGHARVAVWATPALETAVAVVAALEAGVAAVPLNPKSGEKELGHILTDSAPAVVLAAPGDDLPSPVADLERVDVDVHASGGVPDYLGASDEDPALVVYTSGTTGPPKGALIPRRAVAATLDALADAWQWTGDDVLVHGLPLFHVHGLVLGILGPLRRGGSVRHLGRFTTEGVARELNAGATMLFGVPTMYHRIAQTLSDDPELAKALGRARLLVSGSAALPVHDHERITAATGRRVIERYGMTETLMNTSVRADGEPRAGTVGVPLPGVELRLVEEDGSPITSYDGETVGEIQVRGPNLFTGYLNRPDATAGAFTADGWFRTGDMAVRDPDGYVRIVGRKATDLIKSGGYKIGAGEIENALLEHPGVREAAVTGEPDEDLGERIVAWIVPADPQAPPSIKELADHVAARLAPHKRPRVVHHLDVLPRNDMGKIMKRALSHD
- a CDS encoding carboxyl transferase domain-containing protein, whose protein sequence is MTDRLSARETIALVSDDFTELPSTPRDSAPDGPLAWEGYDASRARAAERTGEQESVVCGTAHVEGTRAVLIVFEFGFLGGSLGERTGDRLEAAYAYARTHRLPVVPLVATGGSRMQEGMLALTQLQRVARQSALTREAGLPQIAVLRDPTTGGGWATLGAGADVILALPGAQVGFAGSRVRPPDADPAAYTAQAQVAAGSADAIVRPEELRRTLGRWLRLLAAPSDAPAPVPSSLGATDLPATGWAAVCRARDPRRPRAEHYLDAYFAHRMAISGDRCGGTDRAGMLCGFGEHEGRTVAYAAQTGTATRPAGYRTATRLIRLADRLGIPVLTLVDTPGAANDAEAERQAAGAAIADLFGAVASARTPITTLVIGEGGSGGALALAAAGNTWATPDSYFSVIAPESAAAILKRPAKEVEATADELRIRPQDLVELGVIREHGP
- a CDS encoding CU044_2847 family protein; its protein translation is MDGLMEFKTEDGAVVVVESVDDESGARLVSRGEGPARAARTFEGALDGVRAAAESALRVFRDGSLRPDSVELEFGVKLSAEAGAVIAKGSTEGHLVVKLSWSPGRSGADPEAADRS
- a CDS encoding trypsin-like peptidase domain-containing protein, which produces MSGAAWHARIVCGKEVGAGFLVSARRVVTCAHVVRWSGASEVTVSFPNSRELGPVRATVAVHGGWAGGAADPGDLAVLELDREVPVEPAEFAPPGAELGGPDAGLGTAAPTLVAYGFPKGYDEGMLARYQAVPGALVSDEWRQLEAVTAHGQPLAPGFSGAAATLADGRVVGMVSTVAGARDTRVGRMLPTQVMVRYWPELCELIPTSEHRPDAVRRLYSVVRRAVAQGVACDPDRLYVDAVGLLGPPLPEGGFASLGAAAGYVQWEVPDTEAVARFADRLRELLDVQPARPAAPSWSPILVEIEHSGAGPDQVTVEVSAYRDGHRRRVGSRRLPRSAVRAYVQERIDEAFTQLAPDADELITFVLPREWLNEPVAHWECGADDSTPLGCAYPLVVVDRSRHRSGRLRHQLAKKWQKLDAFPGARLHRVECGGTPERPPMLRKRLRDDDADLAGFSFPPATARPHFEVGLNTPVPVLLWPRTGCADTGHDGPCSGAAFLDELAAAVTGVPPAELPRHVMVLRETAYADEDPDRHWARDVQLLWDDPRRFPEPPASLHSPVA
- a CDS encoding MoxR family ATPase produces the protein MPLWPVYTGTNEPHDGIDRLPPPPPWRAFDGGPVLDPPDVAADTSAVSPDRTHRAETYRATSPTVQLVNAALYLRRPLLVTGPPGTGKSSLVYAVARELRLGPVLRWNITSRSTLHDGLYQYDPLSRLYAARNAPAAEAGIEDHLRLGPLGTALLPYARPRALLIDEIDKSDLDLPNDLLNVLEEGQYEIPELIRTAQHAPTAEVMIDGADQWVPVERGRVRCRAFPFVVLTSNGEREFPPAFLRRCVTLRLRQPDDSHLADIVRAHFGEAPDAYAQTLISRFLSRVGGGDLATDQLLNAIYLARSSDLAAESLDELAEQLMPYLGEASQADAF